A portion of the Candidatus Binataceae bacterium genome contains these proteins:
- a CDS encoding TolC family protein, translating to MRVLVLALAFVAAHSTGSAAAAGVTLAEAIPLALAHNPDLAATAQELRVAAGEQIRAGYLSQFNPQLDSEFDYRPRDHRSNSQDWRVGLSQELEIFGQRALRMKSANLGYAETAALVRDRRRLLTAAVRMTFLEALRAKQQLALVGELERLDSRLLTAARARLKAGEIGYIDYNLAEVRHGQSARALLEARQRYQLQCTSLGRLLGGAAGPQPEPAGDFDLKLSGFDVESLLAAAHRNRPDLRAREIELARLDAEAALNRRLVLPNPRIGAFGGHELNAEHPFGVSLSFPLPLFNRRQAEVAIIDARRRQADYRLAANKLDIDKEVRDAYIAYTTASRALAIYQDEVLAPARESFSLLERAFQAGKIDLLSVSVAERQAYDARASYLDTWFSVRAAEVALELATGGGM from the coding sequence CGCTCGCCTTTGTCGCCGCGCATTCAACAGGATCGGCCGCGGCCGCCGGCGTCACGCTGGCCGAGGCGATTCCGCTCGCGCTGGCGCATAATCCCGATCTCGCCGCCACCGCGCAGGAGCTGCGAGTCGCGGCCGGCGAGCAGATTCGCGCGGGCTATCTGAGCCAGTTCAACCCTCAACTCGACTCCGAATTCGATTATCGGCCGCGCGATCACCGCTCCAACTCGCAAGACTGGCGCGTCGGGCTCAGCCAGGAGCTCGAAATCTTCGGGCAGCGCGCGCTGCGCATGAAGTCAGCCAACCTCGGCTACGCGGAGACGGCCGCGCTGGTGCGCGATCGGCGCCGCCTGCTGACCGCAGCGGTCAGGATGACCTTTCTGGAGGCGCTGCGCGCCAAGCAGCAGCTTGCGCTGGTGGGCGAGCTGGAACGGCTCGACTCGCGCCTGCTGACGGCGGCGCGCGCGCGGCTTAAAGCGGGCGAGATTGGCTACATCGATTACAACCTCGCCGAGGTGCGCCACGGACAGAGTGCGCGCGCCCTGCTCGAAGCGCGCCAGCGCTACCAGCTGCAGTGCACCAGCCTGGGCCGTCTGCTGGGGGGCGCCGCCGGGCCGCAGCCTGAGCCGGCCGGCGACTTCGACCTCAAGCTCTCCGGCTTCGACGTCGAGTCGCTGCTCGCCGCCGCGCATCGCAACCGCCCCGACCTGCGCGCGCGCGAGATCGAGCTGGCGCGGCTCGACGCCGAGGCCGCATTGAACCGCCGCCTGGTTCTGCCCAACCCGCGCATCGGCGCCTTCGGGGGCCACGAACTGAACGCCGAACATCCGTTCGGCGTGAGCTTGAGCTTTCCGCTTCCGCTGTTCAACCGTCGGCAGGCCGAAGTCGCGATAATCGACGCCCGCCGGCGCCAGGCCGATTATCGGCTGGCCGCCAACAAGCTCGACATCGACAAGGAAGTGCGCGACGCTTACATCGCCTACACCACCGCCAGCCGCGCGCTCGCGATCTACCAGGACGAGGTGCTGGCACCCGCGCGCGAGAGCTTCAGCCTGCTCGAGCGCGCCTTCCAGGCGGGCAAGATCGATCTTCTCAGCGTCTCGGTCGCCGAGCGCCAGGCTTACGACGCGCGCGCCTCCTACCTCGACACCTGGTTCAGCGTGCGCGCGGCCGAAGTCGCGCTCGAACTGGCCACTGGAGGGGGGATGTGA